A genomic window from Gymnodinialimonas ceratoperidinii includes:
- a CDS encoding c-type cytochrome yields the protein MATPFGTFYSPNLTTDPENGIGRWSIEDFAMAVRQGVSPEGEPYYPSFTYPFYGDFSDQDIADLWAAFQTVPPVAEVPPDHEVGFPFNMRWGLKLWRAAFLRDPETESVEGRDDVWNRGRELARGAAHCGACHTGRNIAGARLETAFYAGNDDLPGGDHAPSIQIEHLVEQGWTVDSIVYALETGITPSGDVFGGGMGEVVQYGTSFLTPEDRLAIATYIMDPGDDLPDPE from the coding sequence TTGGCGACGCCGTTTGGAACCTTTTATTCCCCGAACCTGACCACTGATCCCGAGAATGGCATAGGACGGTGGAGCATCGAAGACTTCGCGATGGCCGTGCGCCAAGGTGTAAGCCCGGAAGGAGAACCCTACTATCCGAGCTTCACTTACCCGTTTTATGGTGATTTCTCGGACCAAGATATCGCGGACCTTTGGGCTGCATTTCAAACCGTGCCACCGGTGGCGGAAGTACCGCCAGATCACGAGGTCGGCTTCCCCTTTAACATGCGGTGGGGCCTGAAACTGTGGCGGGCCGCGTTCCTGAGAGATCCCGAAACAGAATCGGTTGAGGGGCGCGATGACGTCTGGAACCGGGGGCGCGAGTTGGCTCGTGGTGCGGCCCATTGCGGCGCATGCCACACAGGCCGCAACATTGCGGGCGCACGTCTCGAGACGGCCTTCTATGCCGGCAATGATGATCTGCCCGGCGGTGACCACGCGCCATCTATTCAGATTGAACATCTGGTTGAACAGGGATGGACGGTCGACTCGATCGTTTATGCGCTCGAGACGGGGATCACGCCCTCGGGCGACGTGTTCGGCGGCGGAATGGGGGAGGTAGTCCAGTATGGCACCAGCTTCCTGACGCCAGAGGACCGATTGGCCATCGCGACATATATAATGGATCCGGGTGACGACCTGCCTGATCCTGAATGA
- a CDS encoding L,D-transpeptidase, with translation MLPEVSRRKFSFGVGAVGILGASSVSAHPFTLPEHFLPQLVNTRQRDWLPGDVHVVPDEFHLYFMLENGRAIRYGVGVGRTGLYESGVFTVARKAEWPWWRPTNAMIRRNPEQYARFADGMPGGPNNPLGARALYLYDDDGHDTYLRIHGTNAPRTIGSAVSNGCARLTNEHVTDLYPRVDVGARVYLYPKVTTA, from the coding sequence ATGCTGCCCGAAGTAAGCCGCAGAAAGTTTTCATTCGGCGTGGGTGCGGTGGGAATACTTGGAGCCTCTTCGGTTTCGGCACATCCATTTACGTTGCCTGAGCACTTCTTGCCGCAATTGGTGAACACCAGACAGCGCGACTGGCTGCCTGGTGACGTGCACGTCGTACCCGACGAATTTCATCTTTATTTCATGTTAGAGAATGGTCGAGCCATTCGTTACGGTGTGGGTGTGGGGCGCACAGGTCTCTATGAGTCCGGCGTTTTCACCGTTGCGCGAAAAGCGGAGTGGCCTTGGTGGCGCCCGACAAATGCAATGATCCGACGCAATCCAGAACAATATGCGAGGTTTGCCGATGGCATGCCAGGCGGACCCAACAATCCCCTCGGTGCGAGAGCGTTGTATCTTTATGACGATGATGGCCACGACACGTATTTGCGTATCCATGGGACCAATGCACCACGCACAATCGGTTCTGCGGTATCAAATGGCTGTGCCCGCCTCACTAACGAACACGTAACTGATTTGTATCCACGCGTCGACGTTGGCGCGCGGGTCTACCTCTATCCGAAAGTGACTACCGCCTAG
- a CDS encoding replication-relaxation family protein has product MNYSLRKLFDRRLIDKPHRQVEGFNHLNAPDIYEINARGRRWLAEDVPEVTTLSRTHSEGPPKHFAHSVGICDALAEIELEVTAAGNEFIPAETILANVTVPNPLKMSCTIEHTFPNGKHERLETFIIPDGVCGIRQAGGKSELIFLEVERCNPVRPLTLGRASMLRKTLCYEDIRSTGLTKRLGKKDFSVRYFHIL; this is encoded by the coding sequence GTGAATTACTCGCTGAGGAAACTGTTCGACCGCCGTCTCATCGACAAACCCCATCGTCAGGTAGAGGGATTTAACCACCTCAACGCGCCAGACATTTATGAAATCAATGCGCGGGGCAGACGATGGTTAGCTGAGGATGTGCCAGAAGTGACGACCTTAAGCCGTACCCACTCTGAGGGGCCACCCAAGCATTTCGCGCACAGCGTGGGGATTTGTGATGCCTTGGCTGAGATAGAACTTGAGGTGACGGCAGCCGGCAATGAGTTCATCCCTGCGGAAACCATCTTGGCCAATGTGACCGTGCCTAATCCGCTCAAGATGTCCTGTACGATTGAGCACACGTTTCCTAATGGGAAGCATGAACGGCTGGAGACGTTCATCATACCGGACGGAGTGTGTGGGATCCGCCAAGCTGGCGGTAAGTCCGAGTTGATTTTTTTGGAGGTCGAGCGGTGCAATCCAGTTCGGCCTCTGACTCTTGGTCGCGCGTCTATGCTGCGCAAGACACTTTGTTACGAAGACATACGGTCAACTGGCCTAACAAAACGCTTGGGAAAGAAGGATTTCTCTGTGCGGTATTTCCACATTCTCTGA
- a CDS encoding DsbA family protein gives MRNIGTILFAAMLAVLPLAASAQDTVTEDRVRELVRETLLENPDILIEVFAILDQRAAEAETASRADVIAQQRLLLEQDPNAPVLANPDGDVTIVEFFDYNCPYCRRVKPAVEALIEADPGVRFVYREWPILGEGSVFAARAALASREQDLYEDFHWALMGMDGRAEERSVLMIAREVGLDIEQLQIDMEALEVDEHIETSMRLAELLGVTGTPAFIIGDNLVPGAVEQSLLQDYVDEVRAVAAE, from the coding sequence ATGCGAAATATTGGGACAATTCTTTTCGCCGCAATGCTGGCGGTTTTGCCTCTAGCAGCATCGGCGCAGGACACAGTAACCGAGGACCGAGTACGTGAACTGGTGCGCGAAACTCTCTTGGAGAACCCTGATATCCTTATCGAGGTCTTTGCGATCCTCGATCAGAGGGCCGCAGAGGCCGAAACGGCCTCGCGCGCCGACGTTATCGCACAACAGCGGCTCTTGCTGGAACAGGATCCAAACGCGCCGGTTCTGGCCAACCCAGACGGTGACGTCACAATTGTTGAATTCTTCGATTACAACTGCCCATACTGCCGCCGTGTGAAGCCTGCTGTTGAGGCCCTGATTGAAGCAGACCCCGGTGTCCGGTTCGTCTATCGGGAATGGCCCATTCTTGGGGAAGGGTCCGTTTTTGCAGCCCGCGCAGCGCTCGCGTCGCGCGAACAGGATCTTTATGAAGATTTCCACTGGGCATTGATGGGCATGGATGGTCGTGCCGAAGAGCGATCAGTCTTGATGATCGCCCGAGAGGTCGGCCTCGACATCGAGCAATTGCAGATCGATATGGAAGCTCTCGAGGTCGATGAGCATATCGAGACGTCCATGAGGCTTGCTGAGCTTCTGGGTGTCACTGGTACGCCAGCTTTCATCATCGGCGACAACCTCGTTCCGGGCGCCGTCGAACAGTCTTTGCTTCAAGACTACGTTGATGAAGTGCGAGCCGTAGCCGCCGAATAA
- a CDS encoding SHOCT domain-containing protein has protein sequence MILILVANVAGIIYLLRFFGVAGPSSNGHVAHDRALAFLKERYAKGEIDSEEFVERKKLLAE, from the coding sequence ATGATCCTGATCTTGGTCGCGAACGTGGCAGGGATTATTTATCTCTTGCGTTTTTTCGGCGTGGCTGGACCTAGCAGCAATGGTCATGTCGCGCACGACCGAGCCTTGGCGTTTCTCAAGGAACGATACGCCAAGGGCGAGATCGATTCCGAGGAATTTGTCGAACGTAAGAAATTGCTTGCCGAGTAA
- a CDS encoding disulfide bond formation protein B — protein sequence MTFDDRKTGVAAAAGSGLLLATAWTFQAFGYAPCSMCILQRYPHVAAVSVGILVLMGLRHPIIYLLGAAAAATTGTIAIYHTGVERDWWEGPTSCTGSGQSLSSMDVVDLLSTDAGPTLVMCNQVAWEFLSISMASWNAIGSFGLMLLWIIAISMRIEKQRIASHAN from the coding sequence GTGACATTCGATGACAGGAAAACGGGGGTTGCCGCCGCCGCCGGGTCAGGCCTTCTGCTAGCAACTGCTTGGACCTTTCAGGCCTTTGGCTATGCCCCATGTTCAATGTGCATACTGCAAAGATATCCGCATGTCGCGGCAGTCTCGGTAGGCATATTGGTCCTTATGGGCCTGCGCCATCCGATCATTTATCTGCTCGGTGCCGCCGCCGCCGCCACGACTGGAACGATAGCAATTTACCACACGGGAGTTGAGCGAGATTGGTGGGAAGGCCCTACAAGTTGCACTGGCTCTGGGCAAAGTTTGTCGAGCATGGACGTCGTAGATCTTCTTTCGACAGATGCGGGGCCGACGTTGGTCATGTGCAACCAGGTCGCTTGGGAGTTTCTGTCCATATCGATGGCAAGTTGGAATGCCATCGGCAGCTTTGGACTAATGCTGCTCTGGATCATTGCTATAAGTATGAGGATCGAAAAGCAACGTATTGCGAGTCATGCCAACTGA
- a CDS encoding DUF305 domain-containing protein has translation MATVMLLFMLGMYRNKTANSAIFIGSIIVFAGALWLVRSQSTVEDVSWMRAMIPHHSIAILTSERATFSDPRVQSLANDIIEAQRLEIDEMRALITDLQGGPAATSELDGQ, from the coding sequence ATGGCCACCGTGATGCTACTGTTCATGCTGGGAATGTACCGTAACAAAACGGCGAACTCGGCGATATTCATCGGCTCGATCATCGTGTTTGCGGGGGCGCTTTGGCTAGTTCGAAGCCAGTCAACGGTGGAAGACGTCAGCTGGATGCGTGCCATGATTCCGCACCACTCCATCGCGATCCTGACGAGTGAGCGAGCTACCTTCTCGGATCCTCGCGTGCAGTCGCTTGCGAACGATATCATTGAGGCGCAGCGTCTTGAAATCGACGAAATGCGCGCTCTGATCACTGACTTGCAGGGCGGGCCGGCTGCAACATCCGAGCTTGACGGGCAGTAA
- the cueR gene encoding Cu(I)-responsive transcriptional regulator: MNIGDVSKMAGVPAKTIRYYEDIGLIKPSRSRNGYRSFQKTDAHKLAFLGRARALGFSIADCRNLLQLYEDDSRNSAEVKKIAQEHMREIEQKIRDLDDMRGTLASLIAACAGDHRPDCPILSSLGDAGNI, translated from the coding sequence ATGAACATCGGTGATGTATCCAAGATGGCAGGCGTACCTGCAAAGACTATCCGCTACTACGAGGATATCGGGCTGATAAAGCCGTCTCGCAGTAGAAACGGCTACCGATCGTTCCAGAAAACGGACGCCCACAAACTTGCGTTTTTAGGCCGCGCGCGGGCGCTTGGATTTTCCATCGCGGATTGCCGCAACTTGTTGCAGCTTTATGAAGATGACAGCCGGAACAGTGCTGAGGTGAAGAAAATTGCACAAGAACACATGAGAGAGATCGAGCAAAAGATCCGCGATCTAGACGACATGCGCGGAACCTTGGCATCCCTGATCGCGGCGTGTGCAGGCGACCATAGGCCAGATTGTCCAATCTTGTCTTCGCTCGGCGACGCAGGTAACATATGA
- a CDS encoding sterol desaturase family protein, which translates to MTTSLRFHPLEILLSMGIKLAVALALGPPAVAALIFEVLLNATAMFNHSNIRLPRFVDRFFRLIVVTPDIYRVHHSIRPEETNSNFGFNLPGGTVGSAPTRRSRQRGTKDDNLDRAAPDKTGPLTRPDARSAGHRPAGGYPINRKTTKKR; encoded by the coding sequence TTGACCACGAGCTTGCGCTTCCATCCTTTGGAAATTCTGCTGTCGATGGGGATCAAACTCGCGGTCGCATTGGCTTTGGGCCCTCCCGCCGTTGCCGCGTTGATTTTCGAGGTTCTGTTGAATGCGACGGCGATGTTCAATCACTCCAACATTCGGCTACCGAGGTTTGTGGACCGCTTCTTCCGCTTGATCGTGGTCACGCCAGACATTTACCGCGTCCATCACTCGATCCGACCGGAGGAGACGAATAGCAACTTCGGCTTCAACCTTCCTGGTGGGACAGTTGGTTCGGCACCCACAAGGCGCAGCCGGCAGCGGGGCACGAAGGATGACAATCTGGATCGAGCAGCTCCGGACAAGACGGGACCTCTGACTCGACCGGATGCTCGTTCAGCCGGTCATAGGCCGGCAGGCGGCTATCCAATCAATCGAAAGACAACGAAAAAGCGTTGA
- the petA gene encoding ubiquinol-cytochrome c reductase iron-sulfur subunit, whose protein sequence is MSTTLHTAPRRDFLFYSTGAVGAVATGAAGWPLIDSMNPSADVIALSSIQVDISGLTVGSQLTVEWRGKPVFIRFRTESEIAEAQAEDVSALPDTIARNLNVSDASVAIDANRAVADRPEFLVMIGVCTHLGCVPIGDGAGDFGGWYCPCHGSHYDTSGRIRRGPAPENLHIPKLELSDDSILTLG, encoded by the coding sequence ATGTCAACAACTTTGCACACAGCACCTCGACGAGATTTCCTTTTTTATTCGACAGGGGCCGTCGGCGCTGTTGCGACAGGTGCGGCAGGGTGGCCGCTGATCGACTCGATGAACCCGAGTGCAGATGTGATCGCTCTTTCCAGTATTCAAGTGGACATCTCCGGTCTCACCGTCGGAAGCCAGTTGACGGTCGAATGGCGAGGAAAGCCGGTTTTCATCCGCTTTCGGACTGAGAGCGAGATTGCCGAAGCCCAAGCAGAGGACGTCAGTGCCCTGCCTGACACCATAGCGCGCAACCTAAATGTTTCAGATGCAAGTGTCGCCATTGATGCAAACCGAGCAGTAGCAGACCGGCCAGAGTTTCTAGTTATGATCGGCGTCTGCACTCATCTTGGATGTGTTCCGATTGGTGACGGAGCTGGCGATTTTGGTGGGTGGTACTGCCCGTGTCATGGGTCCCACTATGATACGTCCGGCCGTATTCGCAGGGGACCGGCGCCTGAGAACCTTCATATACCCAAGTTGGAACTGTCTGATGACTCGATTTTAACATTGGGTTGA
- a CDS encoding heavy-metal-associated domain-containing protein — translation MRFNVPEMSCGHCKSAIETAVRGADPAATLNFDMPKRAIEIESSLDGSQLQSVIKGAGYDSAVT, via the coding sequence ATGCGTTTCAACGTACCAGAGATGAGCTGTGGCCACTGCAAGTCAGCAATCGAAACCGCCGTAAGGGGCGCTGATCCGGCCGCGACGCTTAACTTCGATATGCCCAAGCGAGCTATCGAAATTGAAAGTAGCCTGGATGGCTCGCAACTTCAGTCCGTGATTAAAGGTGCCGGCTACGACTCCGCAGTTACTTAG
- a CDS encoding multicopper oxidase family protein has translation MQDRRKFMATSAAAIGLFGAGLPRAARANIPFESLEAMPASVQLAPDGYPLTDIWGYGGTAPGPVLRLAQGARLQRQFVNSLPQASAVHWHGIRIDNAMDGVPGLTQDVVMPGDSFDYDFEVPDAGTYWYHSHNQSTEQVARGLHGALIVDEPDAIDVDRDEVMVLDDWLIDPETAQIFPEFENSHERSHGGRNGNLTTTNGTYDRMMTVQRHERLRLRLINAANARIFGLGLEGFEGWIVALDGMPLPTPEPFTNTLVLGPGQRADLFVDVVAEDGTSAYLVRAEDGRGTPQVTFQVRGQASLARRPAPQALPPNPGHMIELSGDVARVALEMSGGAMGGMRQATYNGEIMSFRELARANQFWAFNGTVGMTEEPLAAFDRGQTVRLGISNDTSFPHAMHLHGMHFREVLADETLGPMRDTLLVGSDQQREIAFVANNPGDWLFHCHMLSHAASGMMTWVRVA, from the coding sequence ATGCAAGACAGACGAAAATTCATGGCGACATCCGCCGCTGCGATCGGCCTGTTCGGCGCTGGCTTACCACGCGCCGCGCGCGCGAACATACCTTTTGAGAGCTTGGAGGCGATGCCCGCCTCGGTTCAACTTGCACCCGACGGGTATCCGCTGACGGATATCTGGGGGTATGGCGGCACTGCACCCGGCCCTGTTCTGCGCTTGGCCCAAGGGGCGCGGCTTCAACGTCAGTTTGTGAACAGCCTTCCGCAAGCCAGTGCAGTGCATTGGCACGGCATCCGCATAGATAACGCCATGGACGGCGTGCCGGGCTTAACGCAGGACGTTGTCATGCCCGGGGATAGCTTTGACTACGACTTTGAAGTGCCGGATGCCGGGACCTATTGGTATCATTCTCACAATCAATCCACCGAGCAGGTTGCGCGCGGCCTGCATGGTGCTTTGATCGTGGACGAGCCTGACGCGATCGATGTGGATCGCGACGAGGTCATGGTACTGGATGATTGGCTGATTGACCCCGAAACCGCCCAGATTTTCCCGGAGTTCGAAAATTCTCATGAACGCAGCCATGGCGGCCGAAATGGAAACCTGACCACCACGAACGGCACCTATGATCGCATGATGACAGTGCAACGCCATGAGCGGCTTCGTCTGCGGTTGATTAATGCTGCCAACGCAAGGATATTTGGTCTCGGGCTAGAAGGATTTGAAGGTTGGATCGTCGCATTGGACGGAATGCCACTGCCAACGCCTGAGCCCTTCACGAACACCCTCGTGCTTGGCCCTGGTCAACGTGCGGACCTTTTCGTGGACGTCGTGGCCGAAGACGGAACCTCAGCGTATCTGGTTCGCGCCGAGGACGGGCGCGGCACACCGCAAGTCACATTTCAGGTGCGCGGGCAGGCAAGCCTTGCCCGTCGACCGGCACCTCAGGCGCTGCCTCCGAACCCCGGTCACATGATTGAACTATCCGGCGACGTCGCTCGCGTAGCGCTTGAAATGTCGGGCGGCGCGATGGGTGGTATGCGGCAAGCCACCTACAATGGTGAAATAATGAGTTTCCGCGAACTAGCCCGTGCCAATCAATTCTGGGCCTTTAATGGAACCGTCGGGATGACTGAGGAGCCCTTGGCCGCATTTGATCGCGGGCAAACAGTGCGTCTTGGCATTTCGAATGACACCTCGTTTCCCCACGCAATGCACCTGCACGGGATGCATTTTCGCGAAGTTTTGGCAGATGAAACACTCGGTCCGATGCGCGATACACTCTTGGTTGGCAGCGACCAGCAGCGAGAGATCGCCTTCGTGGCGAACAACCCAGGCGATTGGTTGTTCCACTGCCATATGCTGTCCCATGCTGCATCGGGAATGATGACTTGGGTGCGGGTCGCATGA
- a CDS encoding c-type cytochrome — MPETVDIVQGAVLYAENCAACHGANLEGQPDWQVPGDDGVLPAPPHDATGHTWHHTDALLFNYTALGGREMMARLGVEFNSGMPGMADTLSEQEIWDILAFIQSTWPERQRVGQAERTQAELSAQGEN; from the coding sequence ATGCCGGAAACCGTCGACATTGTGCAAGGCGCGGTCTTGTATGCGGAGAATTGCGCCGCCTGCCATGGGGCCAATCTTGAAGGGCAGCCCGATTGGCAAGTTCCGGGTGATGACGGCGTCCTACCCGCGCCGCCGCACGACGCCACTGGCCATACTTGGCATCATACAGATGCGCTATTGTTTAACTATACAGCCTTAGGCGGTCGCGAAATGATGGCACGCCTTGGGGTCGAGTTTAACAGCGGCATGCCCGGGATGGCTGACACGTTATCCGAACAAGAAATCTGGGATATTCTCGCTTTCATCCAATCGACGTGGCCCGAGCGCCAGCGAGTGGGGCAAGCCGAGCGAACACAAGCGGAACTTTCCGCACAGGGAGAGAATTAG
- a CDS encoding heavy metal translocating P-type ATPase — translation MLPTSTSKSISIDGMSCASCVGRVDRALTAIEGVSDVKVNLATESANLVAEGAQGLKQAAATLDNLGYPARTARVTLNIASMTCASCVGRVDKALAKVPGVLDVSVNLATETAVITFLEGVIAPNDLAAASTDAGYPASVIEADAPVDRSAEKEQEAQLALRRTLFAAALSLPVFVLEMGTHVIPGAHAFIGATIGHQTSWLIQFVLTTIVLIGPGRGFYLKGFPALLKGAPDMNSLVAVGTSAAYSYSLVAIFAPSLLPDVARAVYFEAAAVIVTLILLGRFLEARAKGRTGAAIQKLLGLQVRTARVLRDGEPVDVALEDIVEADVLIVRPGERIAVDGEIVEGSSHVDESMITGEPIPAGKTVGDAVTGGTVNGAGSFRFRATRVGADTTLSQIIRMVQDAQGAKLPIQALVDRVTMWFVPAVMAFAALTVAVWLVVGPDPAITFALVAGVSVLIIACPCAMGLATPTSIMVGTGRAAEMGVLFRKGDALQHLVGVSVVALDKTGTITAGRPELTELMLADGFTRADLLSLVAAVEEQSEHPIAEAIVRMARQENVARADVTSFEAIPGYGVRARVAGHDVLVGADRLLDREDIQLGGLKEAETELATKGRTALFAAIDGRVAAVIAVSDPVKPASAAAIRALHNLGLRVAMITGDKRETAEAIAAEIGIDEIVAGVLPDGKVRALDELRGDGRKVAFVGDGINDAPALAHADVGIAIGTGTDVAIESADVVLMSGDLAGVVNAFEVSRRTMRNIRQNLIWAFAYNTALIPVAAGVLFPIFGVLLSPVFAAGAMALSSVSVLANALRLRRIQLAMSEGGNGPKATPAPNLQPVAAE, via the coding sequence ATGCTGCCGACATCGACGTCCAAATCAATAAGTATTGACGGCATGAGCTGCGCCTCTTGCGTCGGCCGCGTTGATCGCGCGTTGACTGCAATTGAGGGCGTCAGCGACGTGAAAGTGAACCTCGCCACCGAAAGCGCCAACTTGGTCGCTGAAGGCGCCCAAGGCTTGAAGCAAGCAGCGGCCACTTTGGATAATCTGGGCTATCCAGCGCGAACTGCGCGCGTCACGCTGAACATTGCAAGCATGACCTGCGCGTCGTGTGTCGGTCGCGTGGACAAGGCGCTTGCGAAGGTGCCCGGTGTCTTGGACGTCTCGGTCAATTTGGCGACTGAAACGGCAGTGATCACCTTTCTGGAGGGCGTTATCGCGCCAAACGACCTTGCGGCTGCATCGACAGACGCGGGGTACCCAGCGAGCGTGATAGAGGCGGACGCTCCTGTAGATAGGTCTGCTGAGAAGGAACAGGAAGCGCAGCTTGCCTTGCGCCGAACGCTGTTTGCAGCTGCTCTGTCGCTGCCTGTCTTCGTCCTCGAGATGGGAACCCACGTCATACCGGGCGCCCACGCGTTCATTGGGGCAACCATCGGCCACCAGACAAGTTGGCTGATCCAGTTCGTACTAACGACAATTGTGCTGATTGGGCCCGGTCGAGGCTTCTATCTCAAAGGGTTTCCGGCACTGCTGAAGGGTGCCCCGGATATGAATTCCTTGGTAGCGGTCGGAACATCCGCCGCCTACAGCTATTCCCTTGTGGCGATCTTCGCGCCATCGCTTCTGCCCGATGTTGCGCGCGCCGTTTACTTTGAAGCCGCCGCCGTCATCGTGACATTGATCCTGCTTGGTCGGTTCCTTGAAGCACGGGCAAAGGGGCGAACAGGGGCCGCCATCCAAAAGCTGCTTGGTCTGCAAGTCAGAACAGCCCGTGTGCTGCGCGACGGTGAACCAGTTGATGTGGCACTAGAGGATATCGTGGAAGCCGACGTGTTGATTGTCCGTCCGGGCGAGCGGATTGCCGTTGATGGAGAGATCGTCGAGGGCAGCAGCCACGTGGATGAAAGCATGATCACCGGTGAGCCCATTCCAGCGGGCAAGACCGTTGGCGATGCGGTGACTGGTGGCACGGTCAACGGCGCAGGCAGCTTCCGCTTTCGCGCAACCCGGGTGGGTGCCGATACGACACTGTCGCAGATCATCCGCATGGTGCAGGACGCCCAAGGCGCGAAACTTCCGATCCAGGCTTTGGTGGACCGCGTGACCATGTGGTTCGTGCCTGCCGTGATGGCGTTCGCTGCCTTAACCGTCGCTGTCTGGCTGGTCGTAGGTCCCGATCCGGCAATCACCTTTGCGTTGGTGGCCGGTGTGTCGGTCCTGATCATCGCGTGCCCCTGCGCGATGGGACTGGCGACGCCGACTTCGATCATGGTCGGCACAGGACGTGCGGCCGAGATGGGCGTTCTGTTCCGCAAGGGTGATGCCTTGCAGCATTTGGTCGGCGTGAGCGTCGTGGCCCTCGACAAGACCGGGACGATCACAGCGGGCCGCCCGGAATTGACCGAGTTGATGCTTGCCGACGGGTTCACGCGCGCGGATCTTCTTTCGCTTGTCGCGGCGGTTGAGGAACAATCCGAGCATCCGATCGCGGAAGCGATTGTTCGCATGGCCCGTCAAGAAAACGTCGCCCGTGCGGACGTTACCAGCTTTGAAGCGATCCCCGGTTACGGGGTGCGTGCCCGTGTGGCCGGGCATGACGTACTAGTCGGGGCCGATCGCTTGCTGGACCGTGAGGATATCCAATTGGGCGGCCTGAAAGAAGCCGAAACCGAGCTCGCAACCAAAGGCCGAACGGCCCTTTTTGCCGCCATCGATGGGCGGGTTGCAGCTGTCATCGCCGTCTCCGACCCGGTCAAACCTGCCAGTGCAGCCGCTATTCGGGCGTTACACAATCTCGGCCTACGGGTTGCCATGATCACCGGCGACAAACGCGAAACCGCTGAAGCCATCGCGGCTGAAATCGGCATTGATGAGATCGTGGCCGGGGTCCTTCCCGATGGCAAAGTCCGCGCGTTGGATGAATTACGGGGAGACGGGCGCAAGGTCGCGTTTGTTGGTGATGGCATCAACGATGCCCCTGCCCTTGCGCACGCCGATGTTGGTATCGCCATTGGCACCGGCACCGACGTGGCGATTGAGTCCGCTGATGTCGTTCTGATGTCTGGCGACTTGGCGGGCGTCGTAAACGCCTTCGAAGTATCACGGCGAACCATGCGAAATATCCGGCAGAACCTGATCTGGGCCTTTGCTTACAACACCGCCCTAATCCCCGTTGCAGCTGGCGTCCTGTTCCCGATTTTTGGCGTGCTCTTGTCGCCGGTCTTTGCCGCTGGCGCGATGGCCCTGTCGTCGGTCTCGGTTTTGGCCAATGCGCTTCGTTTGCGACGCATCCAACTCGCGATGAGCGAAGGCGGCAATGGGCCGAAAGCCACGCCTGCCCCCAACCTACAACCCGTGGCAGCAGAATGA